One Bdellovibrionales bacterium genomic window, CAATACTTACTCGAATCAGCACTTGGACTCGATTCATCGGATCGATCAGCGCTTCCTTTTCAAGGATGGAATTGGCGAGGTCGACGTTGGGGATCGCTTTTGGGTCTTAGCAGATGGACTTTTTCTGAAAGCAGATCATACCTACAGTCGCCAAGCCAATAAATACGTTGGATGGGAAATCAAAAGTCCCAGAGAGGAACTGAATTTCTCATCGAAAGACCATCGTTTAGTGTGGAAAAAAGAACCAGACCCGTCGTCTGGTGAATGTGGATTTGAGATAGGCCTGGATATCACGGGATGCCATATCCGGCCCTCATCAAAGCGATCACCAGGATTTTTTGATGCCAGCTTTCGGGTCCTCAGCGCCAATGTGAATTCAGTCCCTGGAGCTAACAATGGCAATCATTGTGAAACGGAAGGGATTCTGGAAAATTTGAAGAAAAATGAAAATGGGAATGACAAAATCAGATTGTTTCTAAAAGTCAATGAAGACACCGGAAACGGTATTTCAATTGAATTGCGAGAGGGATCTAGAAACATTCTCTCCATTGACCAAGCGCTGCCTTGGTCGGACAAAGAAAATCGCTTGAAGCCACGTTTCGGCGGCGGAGATTGATCATGAGGATGAAGGGCCAAGGATCTTCTGTCGCTTATTTATTGGTTTGTTTTCTCGTTGTGCTTTTAACGAATGCCGCTTCGGCTCTAGAGGTATATTCAGTTTTGACGAAAGACTGCGAACTAACTGAAGGTTTGATCATTGGGATGGACTCTTCCAGAATTGAGGTTCTCACTCTTAAGGGTCAGTACAAGTCTGTCTTACAGGATGATTTAAGGTATTTGGCTATTTATAATACCATTGATAACCCCATTGAAAAGCTGAACAGTCATCCGCGTCTTGCGCGAGCACTACTAGAAGTGTATGTCGATGATCAAAAAAGTCCGCTGTTTATTGGATGGCCAGTCAAGTTCGTAGAAAATCTTGTTATCTTTTTTGATCTTCAAGGTAAAAGTCACGTCTTTGAGTTGTATAAGATCCGCAAACTTCGTCCTTATCTCGAAGAATCAATCAGGTCAGATAGACTCGAATTTCAGCCAGTTTCTCTGAGTTACAAGTCATGGGTCACACAATGCCAGATGCCGGAACCCAAAAGTGGGGAATTTGTTCGTCCAACGAGAGTGATTGGTGATCAAATTCAGATCAGTGAATTCCTGTCTCAGATGGACGAGGGGTTTGAAAATGTTAAAAGCTTCCAAGAGAGAACCTACGTTTACTCTCGTCCCTTTTTGTTTGATCGCCAGACGAAGCTTGGATTTCTCGTGTTTGACAAGGACAATTACATACTTTCGCCCTCAGCCCCGTTTCCCTTGTATTTTCAGTGGACCAAGGGGAGAGAATTTCGTTTTCAGAGTTTTAATCAAATTGGCTCTGTTCCAATTGAGTACTTGCCCACCGTTGAACCTTTGACAGTTTTTCGCTCAGATCTCAAATCCCATGTTTTTCACGCTAGCTTTGTTGGGAATCTTGAGGCCCTTTCTGCTGGTACCGAATACTTTACTCCGATCATGACGGGAAGAGGTGGTGCCGGAAGCCAATCCCGTCGGCCATTTGATTCAAGTAAGCCTGGATTTAAGGCTCATTCTGCAGCTTCGATTAACTATATGGCTTTAATGGGTGGAGACTGGGGGCCCTGGTCTGTGTCTGCAGGTACCTATTTTCCAAATTTTATGGTTCAAGCTGGTGATAATTTTCGCGAAATATTAGCTTCCAAATTGGCCCCATTATTTCGCCTCATGTACACCCGAAAGAATTTTCGTTTGAGAGGAATTCTGGGCTTTACTAAGCTAGATCAGGACAACGAAGTCCAAGACTCCCAAATCAGTCGTGATGGTGAACTCAGCGTCGTTGGATATTTGAATCAATTTTCATTTTCCTCTCATTATTTGCGGACTGGAATTGACTATCGCTTCAATCCAGAGATTGAGGTGGCGCTTGATCAGCTTTGGCTAACTGCCTCTTACAAAGAGACCTCAAGCACCTCCGAACAAAATATTTTTGATTTTTCTCATTTAGTAACTCAGGCATCGATTCGTCATAGTTTTGGTGAGTATGTGGCACTGAGAGTTTATCTTCATTTATTTCATGTCGAGCAGGACTATCGATTTTTTGGGCGCAGCGAAAGTGAAAAGAGCGATCAACTAGCTTATGGGGGAACATTTGAATTCATTTTCTAAGTCAAAGAAGAGGTTCTTCGTTAGATTATTGATTATTTCTTTTCGTGTGATGAGTCTCCATGTGATTGCATTTTCGTTCCTGCCGATAGCTCAGGCGATCAATATTAATTCGATCTATACGGCTGCGTGCCGTCGTGATGTGGGTCTCATCATACAGGTCGATGATCATGTTATCCAGTTTCTGAGCCTGGACGGAGAGATGAAGAGAATTCCGAAACATGAAATAATTTATCTTGCCTATTATCCAAGCGATCTTCTTCCTATGAAGGAATTTAGAAATCCTGAATCCACCGATTTTTATCGTATTACCACCTCGACTCCGAACGGAAAGCTGATCCCTCTTGTGAATGGTTGGCCGATCGGATTTACTGATGACAAAATTGCATTTTTGAGCGTTGATGGGAAGGAGTCTGTCGTTGGTCGTCGCAGTATATTCCAAGTCTCACGTGAAAGAATAAATTCAGCTCAAAGATTTTCTTATCCTCGCGATTTTAAGATATTTCAATTTGTGCATCCGCATCAATTTCGGGACTGCCCTAGTGATCGATTTGGAGGGGGAAAAACTCAAGTGTTCCCTCAGCAGATTTTGAGTCAACCAGTTATGATTAAGAGAGAGTTGGATCATTTTCAAACTGAGGCAGTTCGCCTTAATCGATATTATCGAGAACAGAATTTTTATTCTGTTCCTGAAATTCATGGAAATCTTACTTCGCTGGGATTGTGGCATACCTTTGGGTATCGCCATGGTGGATCCTCTAGACGAGTCAGTAATTTTACACCGGTTCTAACGGATTCCTATTCTTCTGATATTTTTGATTACCAGCATACGTTTGTGGCAGGAAGTGCCCCTCTGATGACTTCCTTTCAAGAGGAACCGCAGGTGCATTCGCTCTACGCCTTCAAGGCATCATATTTTCATTTCTCAGCTATGGCAGATCCGAATCTAATTCTGGTTGGACGTAATTACAAATGGCAGCTCAATGACTTTGAGTCTCCGGACGATAAGTGGAATAGTGTAACACAAATTGAAACAGGTTTTGATTTTGGCAATTGGTCGTTGATGTTCTTTCTTGCGGATGGCTATCAAGTTGGCGTTTATAATGGCGTTGATATCTCCAGTGAAAATTATCCAATTAATCGAGTGGGGATTCAATATCGAACTCATCGATTCGGATTTGAATTGAGTGGTGGAAATGGTTCAAATGTTGATGATCGAGGAGGAGGCTTAGTTTACAAAACTCAATTAAGCGGATTGCGAGTTAACTTGTCTGCTTATAAACTTCTAAAAATGGATTGGGCTCTGAGTTTTATCCGGAGAGGTATTGACTATCAGTCTGAGCAATTTTTTTATGTTGCCGACGATCAAACTTTGGCGCTTTATGGATCATATCCGCTTTCGGCCCGCTACCGAGTTGGTGGTTTCGTTTCAATAGAGGGTCACAACAATAAATTCACGCAAGATAATAACTGGTATTCTGATTCAAACTCTTACATAAAGTTGGGAACACAATTCTCGCTTAACTTTTGAACCTCGCAGCAGAGCCAAGAGGCTTTTCAAAAATTGGCCGATTTTTATAAAGCAACTGAAGGAATGACTGACGAAGAAAGAAAGGAATTCTTTGACAACATTGTTAATGAGGCACTGCTGCATGGTCAACCACCGCTACCAAAGCCACTAGCTATAGGTAGTAAGGTATTTAAATCTCTGGAAATTTGCCATAAGGACTAATTTTGATGGTTGTTTTGATGAGGGATATAATTATCTATCTGTGGCTGAATCATAAATACTTAGGCAGTTCCTCGTGTTTTATTTCTTATGGCATAATTATTTTTGGGTAAAAAGGTTATGGATTTACGGAGTGATTTTAAAGGCTCCAAAATCATATTGGCCGTCCCGGTTCGTTCTAAATCCAACAACCACACTGTTGTCGCTAAGCTGGATTGCCTCCACTCCAACGTCATCGGTTCCACCTAAGTTGATGATTAATATTCCCGTTCCGTTAAACGAAGTGTCTACAAGGCCAGACGAGGTGAGTTTGGCGACGGCGATATCGCGGTAGTTTCCGCCAAATTCAATTGTTCCGACAAGAAGGAATGAGCCGTCGTTTAAGCGGAGCATTCGACTGCTGTCACAATTGCTGGGGAATCCAGGCAAATCAATCACTGTGTATCCGGAAGTGGCGCCAAAAGTAAGGTCCACAGAGCCGTCTGTGTTGTAACGAGACAAGGCAAAACTGGCATCTTGGACACCGAAGGTGACGATCTTTGCATCGCCTTGGATGAAAAGATCGCTCAAATATTCGCGACCACTGCGGTTGACCGTGATGGTTCCTGAACTATTAAAGCCGTTATCTAAAGTGCCTGTGGACGTGTATCGAGCGATGATTCCCGCATTGTCTGCTTTGGTCCCTACGGTGACAATCATTCCATCGGCTTGGACGGCCACTGCTATGCCCTCGTCATAATTGCTTCCGAAGCTTGTCGTCACAATGCCGGTTCCATTGAAGGAGGTATCGAGTGCGCCACTTGTCGTCAATCGAACCACTCGCAAGTCAAGGTTGCTTCCACCACTGTAGCCAGTCAGAATTGTTTTTCCGTCCGGTTGTACGGTCAATCCATTGGCAGTTTGAGAATTGGATTGACTCAAAGTGAGGGAACCAATCCCATTAAATGTGATGTCAAAGAGCCCAGTCGCGGTCCAGCGACCTGAGGACATTTCTGAACTGCTTCCCCAACCGGATCCAGCGGCGGACAATGTTCCGTCCGTATTCAGAAAGAAAGCTTCCATCCTGTCTAAATTATCCCCGCCAGAGTTGGAGACATCAAAAAGATCTTTCCCACCATGAGCGAATGTCGAATCAAGTACGCCGCTGGAGTCAGTTTGGGTAAATGAATAGTTCCAGCCGTAATCGCCCTGAACAGACAATCCAAATATAAGTTTGTCAGTTCCGGGTCTTACCTTTAAGCCAGCAAGTTCTTCATGATCTTTTCCCATATTTGAATAAGCTTTGACTCCGTAGGTACCGAAGAGGTTTGAAGGAGTCCCATCAGAATTATACATTCCAATGAGAGAGGAATGGTTCTTGATGTGCCATCCGCCTCCAACGACGATAATTTCTCCAGTGCTGAGAATCCCCCCGCTTTCGCCGTAGGCATTCAAGGGGGATGCCCAAAGCTCATTTACTCCATTGTGTCCAAAACCAGAATCGAGTACTCCGTTAATTGAAAATTGGGCGACAAGAAGCGAATTATTTCCCACGGCAGCAATCTTTCCTCCCGGGCGGATAAAGGCTTTTCTATAGGTCTCTGAGACGCATTCTTGGGAGAATCCACCCGTACCAAAACTTGAATCCAAGACTCCGGTCTCTTGAAATCGCATCAGAAGACCGCAATTATCCATAGAGCCTGCGGCCAGCATTTTCCCATCGGCCAGAACTTTAAGGTCATGAAGGGTGTCATTATTTGAAGACGGATCAAGAACGGTGATTCCAGAAGTCCCAAACCCCGAATCCAATACCCCCGCACTGGATATCTTCGCGATATAGAGCTGAGCTGAATTGGCATTATCGCCCGCCACGACGAGGGAATTAAGTGTTCCCTCCGCGATAGTTAAGGATCTCGTGTTTTGTCCCAAAATATCAAACGAAATATATCCTGTTGTATTGAAGAGGGGATCATATCTTCCATTTTGATCAAGGCGAATAACAACAGTCTGGTCGACGCCGCCATTATTGATTGATCCGCTGACACCAATTTTTCCGTTTGACATGACAACGGCTGCATTGAGATCGGTATCGTTTGCGCCAATTTGCACGGTAATAAAGCCGCCATTTCCAAAACTGCTATCGA contains:
- a CDS encoding fibronectin type III domain-containing protein, with protein sequence MKRSNNSPNYPFNLTENGFGSSILSFLFLLFILSGALLLCGCNDVNDRNKSNQNDEPGIGISGTILFSNSPPSISLTEGDSYAVSISLSKPSTQPLSVTWEVVGGSGDFSPHMGISTISQGTSNFEINLNTIDNSTNEDIKSFPLMIVGSVGIENSLVLMIELSDEDQMAPPNPTSPLATTTSSTAIALSWISGGGTSLDYRISYQSGATAPASCSLGSTIDETAINSLTHAVTGLTPATQYSFRICAINGNNVPNVSSGVTVSAVTDYSPDNSGPGPISWVQVPDVSNGLSTGEIFLFWSGQGIDTESGIRDYKVEQFTSSDCSGSPTFSVMQTEANGWYNLQAGSNSLNITPYDKSNNAGTPTCSGEIVRTTPTPLITGFGINGFKIFESNFGNSGFSDALVLPNDQILVSGWIYFGHHPKPLLGRLNSDGSWDTTFGGEGKGYRHLLLPGAGVSYGAKLAIQVDGKIIQAGHSTDQGLGYVARYNANGTLDSSFGNGGFITVQIGANDTDLNAAVVMSNGKIGVSGSINNGGVDQTVVIRLDQNGRYDPLFNTTGYISFDILGQNTRSLTIAEGTLNSLVVAGDNANSAQLYIAKISSAGVLDSGFGTSGITVLDPSSNNDTLHDLKVLADGKMLAAGSMDNCGLLMRFQETGVLDSSFGTGGFSQECVSETYRKAFIRPGGKIAAVGNNSLLVAQFSINGVLDSGFGHNGVNELWASPLNAYGESGGILSTGEIIVVGGGWHIKNHSSLIGMYNSDGTPSNLFGTYGVKAYSNMGKDHEELAGLKVRPGTDKLIFGLSVQGDYGWNYSFTQTDSSGVLDSTFAHGGKDLFDVSNSGGDNLDRMEAFFLNTDGTLSAAGSGWGSSSEMSSGRWTATGLFDITFNGIGSLTLSQSNSQTANGLTVQPDGKTILTGYSGGSNLDLRVVRLTTSGALDTSFNGTGIVTTSFGSNYDEGIAVAVQADGMIVTVGTKADNAGIIARYTSTGTLDNGFNSSGTITVNRSGREYLSDLFIQGDAKIVTFGVQDASFALSRYNTDGSVDLTFGATSGYTVIDLPGFPSNCDSSRMLRLNDGSFLLVGTIEFGGNYRDIAVAKLTSSGLVDTSFNGTGILIINLGGTDDVGVEAIQLSDNSVVVGFRTNRDGQYDFGAFKITP